A genomic region of Aureimonas populi contains the following coding sequences:
- the hutI gene encoding imidazolonepropionase, with protein MTKRLLLDLTLATMEPGRAPYGLVEDAAVALEGGRVAWAGPRAGLPGEWRGMAAEGLDGRLVTPALVDCHTHLVFGGNRAREFEMRLEGASYEEIARAGGGIVSTVSATRAASEEALFQGALPRLDALLAEGVASVEIKSGYGLTVEDELKMLRVARRLGAARGVRVRTSWLAAHALPPEYKGRARDYLDEVVLPGMERGAAEGLIDAVDAFCEGIAFSVEETRRVFERARSLGLPVKLHAEQLSDLGGAALAAEFGALSADHLEYLSPAGIEAMAGAGTVAVLLPGAFYTLRERQAPPVAALREAGVPIALATDCNPGTSPLTSLLLTMNMGATLFRLTPEEALAGVTREAARALGLQGEIGTIAPGRRAELAVWNVEHPAELAYRIGFNPLHRLIKDEAA; from the coding sequence ATGACCAAGCGCCTCCTTCTCGATTTGACGCTCGCCACGATGGAGCCGGGGCGCGCGCCCTACGGCCTCGTGGAGGACGCGGCGGTCGCGCTGGAGGGCGGGCGCGTCGCCTGGGCCGGGCCGCGCGCCGGCCTGCCGGGGGAATGGCGGGGCATGGCGGCCGAGGGCCTCGACGGGCGGCTCGTCACGCCGGCCCTTGTGGATTGCCATACCCATCTCGTCTTCGGCGGCAATCGCGCGCGCGAGTTCGAGATGCGCCTCGAGGGCGCGAGCTACGAGGAGATCGCGCGGGCGGGCGGGGGCATCGTCTCCACCGTCTCGGCCACGCGCGCGGCAAGCGAGGAGGCCCTGTTCCAGGGCGCCCTGCCGCGCCTGGACGCGCTTCTGGCGGAGGGCGTGGCGAGCGTCGAGATCAAGTCCGGCTACGGGCTGACGGTCGAGGACGAATTGAAGATGCTGCGCGTGGCGCGCCGGCTGGGCGCGGCGCGCGGCGTGCGCGTGCGCACGAGCTGGCTGGCCGCCCATGCCCTGCCGCCGGAATACAAGGGCCGGGCGAGAGACTATCTCGACGAGGTGGTGCTGCCCGGCATGGAGCGGGGCGCCGCCGAGGGGCTGATCGACGCGGTGGACGCCTTCTGCGAGGGCATCGCCTTTTCGGTGGAGGAGACGCGCCGCGTGTTCGAGCGCGCACGAAGCCTCGGCCTGCCGGTCAAGCTTCACGCCGAGCAGCTCTCGGATCTGGGCGGCGCGGCGCTGGCGGCCGAGTTCGGCGCGCTTTCGGCCGATCATCTGGAATATCTCTCGCCGGCCGGCATCGAGGCGATGGCCGGGGCCGGCACCGTCGCCGTGCTCCTGCCGGGCGCCTTCTACACGCTGCGCGAACGCCAGGCACCGCCCGTGGCGGCCCTGCGCGAGGCCGGCGTTCCCATCGCGCTCGCCACGGACTGCAACCCCGGCACCTCGCCGCTCACCTCGCTGCTGCTCACCATGAACATGGGCGCGACGCTGTTTCGCCTGACGCCCGAAGAGGCGCTGGCGGGCGTCACGCGCGAGGCGGCGCGCGCGCTGGGGCTCCAGGGCGAGATCGGCACGATCGCGCCCGGCCGCCGGGCGGAACTCGCCGTCTGGAACGTGGAACACCCCGCCGAGCTTGCCTACCGCATCGGCTTCAACCCGCTTCACCGGCTCATCAAGGACGAGGCCGCATGA
- a CDS encoding GntR family transcriptional regulator encodes MKPPARSSFRAIKDEIARRIGERVWKPGSLIPGEEALAAEFGAARATVNRALQELARAGLIERKRKVGTRVALHPVREARFAIPIVAQEIVALGAAYEYRLLARQAREASEADAARLGVAPGKIVLHLQCLHFADGRPYQFEDRLINPAAAPKALEEGFEHQGPNEWLVAAAPFSRAEFTFLAALPAEEEARFLGVETHEPVFIGERRTWLLASPITAVRMVHPQSHRLTTVM; translated from the coding sequence ATGAAGCCCCCTGCCCGTTCCTCCTTTCGAGCCATCAAGGACGAGATCGCCCGGCGCATCGGCGAGCGTGTCTGGAAGCCGGGCAGCCTCATTCCCGGCGAGGAGGCCCTGGCGGCCGAATTCGGCGCCGCGCGCGCCACGGTGAACCGCGCGCTTCAGGAACTGGCAAGGGCCGGCCTGATCGAGCGCAAGCGCAAGGTAGGCACGCGCGTGGCGCTGCACCCGGTGCGGGAGGCGCGCTTCGCCATCCCCATCGTGGCGCAGGAGATCGTGGCATTGGGCGCGGCCTACGAGTACCGGCTTCTCGCCCGGCAGGCGCGCGAGGCCAGCGAGGCGGACGCCGCCCGCCTGGGGGTGGCGCCGGGCAAGATCGTCCTCCACCTGCAATGCCTGCATTTCGCCGACGGCCGGCCCTATCAGTTCGAGGACCGCCTCATCAATCCGGCGGCCGCGCCGAAGGCGCTGGAGGAGGGCTTCGAGCATCAGGGGCCGAATGAATGGCTGGTGGCCGCCGCCCCCTTCTCGCGCGCCGAGTTCACCTTCCTCGCCGCCCTTCCGGCCGAAGAGGAAGCGCGCTTTCTCGGCGTCGAGACGCACGAGCCCGTCTTCATCGGCGAACGCCGCACCTGGCTCCTCGCCAGCCCCATCACCGCCGTGCGCATGGTCCACCCCCAGAGCCACCGCCTGACGACAGTGATGTGA
- a CDS encoding tautomerase family protein: MPATRMETRRGWIGNRRLEVIEAVQRALLTGLQIPDHDRCISLVEYEADAMITPPSKGPSYSVIEIKLFSGRSLDAKRKLYAALAEELSAFGVPASDIKIVLVEIDPVNWGLGGLPASEIDLGFKIDV, translated from the coding sequence ATGCCTGCCACCAGAATGGAAACGAGGCGAGGTTGGATCGGCAACCGTCGTCTGGAGGTCATCGAGGCGGTGCAACGAGCACTTCTGACCGGTTTGCAGATACCGGACCACGACCGTTGCATAAGCCTGGTGGAATACGAAGCCGACGCGATGATCACGCCCCCGAGCAAGGGGCCTTCCTACTCCGTGATCGAGATCAAGCTTTTCTCCGGCCGATCTCTCGATGCCAAGCGAAAATTGTATGCCGCCCTTGCCGAGGAACTGTCGGCATTCGGCGTGCCGGCGAGCGACATCAAAATCGTGCTCGTCGAAATCGATCCCGTGAACTGGGGGCTCGGGGGACTGCCCGCCAGCGAGATCGACCTCGGCTTCAAGATCGACGTGTGA
- a CDS encoding ABC transporter ATP-binding protein: MSELVISGVGRIFPGVKGGQPVTALQPTDLTVPSNDFVTILGPSGCGKSTLLRIVAGLDKPTSGTVTLDGQAISGPGPDRGMVFQSYTLFPWLTVEDNIAFGLREKRMGEAEKRDIVSFYVEQVGLKGFEKHWPKQLSGGMQQRTAIARALANDPKILLLDEPFGALDNQTRGLMQELLLGIWEREHKMVLFVTHDIEEAIFVGSRVVTMSARPGRIKSILPVELPHPRHYTVKSSPEFSEMRARLTEEIRSEAIRADQGH, from the coding sequence ATGAGCGAGCTCGTCATCTCCGGCGTCGGCCGCATCTTTCCCGGTGTGAAGGGCGGCCAGCCCGTCACTGCCCTCCAGCCCACCGACCTCACGGTGCCCTCCAACGACTTCGTCACGATCCTCGGCCCCTCCGGCTGCGGCAAGTCCACGCTCCTGCGGATCGTCGCCGGGCTGGACAAGCCGACCAGCGGCACCGTCACGCTGGACGGGCAGGCCATCTCCGGGCCCGGGCCGGACAGGGGCATGGTGTTCCAGTCCTACACCCTGTTTCCGTGGCTGACGGTGGAGGACAACATCGCCTTCGGCCTGCGCGAGAAGCGCATGGGCGAGGCCGAGAAGCGCGATATCGTCTCCTTCTATGTGGAGCAGGTGGGGCTGAAGGGCTTCGAGAAGCACTGGCCCAAGCAGCTCTCCGGCGGGATGCAGCAGCGCACGGCGATTGCCCGCGCGCTGGCCAACGACCCCAAGATCCTGCTTCTCGACGAGCCCTTCGGCGCGCTCGACAACCAGACGCGCGGCCTGATGCAGGAACTCCTGCTCGGCATATGGGAGCGCGAGCACAAGATGGTGCTGTTCGTGACCCACGACATCGAGGAGGCGATCTTCGTCGGCTCGCGCGTCGTCACCATGTCCGCGCGCCCCGGCCGCATCAAGTCCATCCTGCCCGTCGAGCTTCCCCACCCGCGTCACTACACGGTGAAGTCCAGCCCCGAGTTCAGCGAAATGCGCGCGCGCCTGACGGAGGAAATCCGCTCGGAGGCCATCCGCGCCGACCAGGGGCATTGA
- a CDS encoding ABC transporter permease, with the protein MIRPFQPVGTGTRVLLGVSFFVLFVAVWSLATFGGFVSRTFLADPLTMLADGWYLLSQRGFLYDIGMTVWRVVGGFTVAAALAVPIGIAMGTYKPVEALLEPFVSFARYLPASAFVPLLILWAGIGETQKLLVIFIGAFFQIVLMVAGAVGSTRQDLVEAAYTLGARDRGVVARVLMPANAPDIAEILRLVLGWAWTYVIVAELIGASSGIGYMIINSQALMATGQIIFGIIVIGVIGLVSDFLFKSLNRWLFAWRFA; encoded by the coding sequence ATGATCCGACCCTTCCAACCGGTGGGCACGGGCACGCGCGTCCTCCTCGGCGTCTCGTTCTTCGTGCTCTTCGTCGCCGTGTGGTCGCTCGCCACCTTCGGCGGCTTCGTTTCGCGAACCTTCCTGGCCGATCCGCTGACGATGCTGGCCGACGGCTGGTATCTCCTGTCGCAGCGGGGCTTCCTGTACGACATCGGCATGACGGTGTGGCGCGTCGTCGGCGGCTTCACGGTGGCGGCGGCGCTGGCGGTTCCCATCGGCATCGCCATGGGCACCTACAAGCCGGTGGAGGCGCTGCTGGAGCCCTTCGTCTCCTTCGCGCGCTATCTGCCCGCCTCGGCCTTCGTGCCGCTTCTCATCCTGTGGGCGGGCATCGGCGAGACGCAGAAGCTCCTCGTCATCTTCATCGGCGCCTTCTTCCAGATCGTCCTGATGGTGGCCGGGGCCGTGGGCTCCACCCGCCAGGACCTCGTGGAGGCGGCCTATACGCTGGGCGCCAGGGACAGGGGCGTCGTCGCCCGCGTGCTGATGCCCGCCAACGCGCCGGACATCGCGGAAATCCTTCGCCTCGTCCTGGGGTGGGCCTGGACCTACGTCATCGTCGCCGAGCTGATCGGCGCATCCTCCGGCATCGGCTACATGATCATCAACAGCCAGGCCTTGATGGCGACGGGCCAGATCATCTTCGGCATCATCGTGATCGGCGTCATCGGCCTCGTCTCCGACTTCCTCTTCAAGTCGCTCAACCGCTGGCTCTTCGCCTGGAGGTTCGCATGA
- a CDS encoding ABC transporter substrate-binding protein, which yields MRFLLKTGCAAGLLLAGMTGASAQATSINLGLSGWTGFAPLTLAKEAGIFEKHGLDVTLSKIPQASRHLAIASGDIQCAATTVETWIAWNANGVETTQIFQMDKSYGADGIAVRADVESFEDLRGKTIAASAPGTSPYFFLAWMLHENGMTMRDVSVVNMEPGPAAQAFVAGQNDAAMTYEPYLSTVREAPDSGKILATTLDYPAVMDTVGCTPAFLEENPEAAKALADSYFEALELIESDEARAFEIMGADVNQTAEQFAASASHLRWQDREANKAFFAGEWQEFSEAAADLLLEVGVIRQKPEIAGLADPSFIE from the coding sequence ATGAGATTTCTTCTGAAGACGGGATGTGCGGCCGGCCTTCTCCTCGCGGGGATGACCGGCGCGAGCGCGCAGGCCACCAGCATCAATCTGGGCCTTTCGGGCTGGACGGGCTTCGCGCCGCTGACGCTCGCCAAGGAGGCGGGCATCTTCGAGAAGCACGGGCTTGACGTGACGCTTTCGAAAATCCCGCAGGCGAGCCGGCATCTGGCCATCGCCTCCGGCGACATCCAGTGCGCGGCGACGACCGTGGAAACCTGGATCGCCTGGAACGCCAACGGCGTGGAAACCACGCAGATCTTCCAGATGGACAAGAGCTACGGCGCGGACGGCATCGCCGTGCGCGCCGATGTGGAGAGCTTCGAGGACCTTCGCGGCAAGACCATCGCGGCCTCCGCGCCGGGCACCTCGCCCTATTTCTTCCTCGCCTGGATGCTACACGAGAACGGCATGACGATGCGCGACGTCTCCGTCGTCAACATGGAGCCCGGCCCCGCCGCGCAGGCTTTCGTCGCCGGGCAGAACGACGCGGCGATGACCTATGAGCCCTATCTCTCCACCGTGCGCGAGGCGCCCGATTCCGGCAAGATCCTGGCCACGACGCTGGATTACCCGGCGGTGATGGACACGGTGGGTTGCACGCCGGCCTTCCTGGAAGAGAACCCGGAAGCGGCCAAGGCGCTGGCGGACAGCTATTTCGAGGCGCTGGAGCTGATCGAGAGCGACGAGGCGCGCGCCTTCGAGATCATGGGCGCGGACGTGAACCAGACCGCCGAGCAGTTCGCGGCCTCGGCCTCGCATCTGCGCTGGCAGGACCGCGAGGCCAACAAGGCCTTCTTCGCGGGCGAGTGGCAGGAGTTCTCCGAGGCGGCGGCCGATCTGCTTCTGGAAGTCGGCGTCATCCGCCAGAAGCCCGAGATCGCCGGCCTCGCCGATCCCAGCTTCATCGAGTAG
- a CDS encoding LysR family transcriptional regulator, whose translation MRVSGSDLRLLQVFESVVRNNGFAAAEHELNIGQSTISNHMTALEERLGFVLCQRGRGGFRLTEKGRAVYEASRRLGKALEDFSSDVASVRGELKGELRVGILDAIADDPRNLLPQALAAYGRIAPEVKITLVQERPLDLQQKVADGQYHCAIGSFQKRIDGLDHEWLYDEWHGCYCGRGHPLFDPPGEVTVEALGEAAFVHRGYWRDEDAFRHVAWRVAATVFQIEPQLLLIRSGRYIGYLPHHYAARLEAAGELRALLPDLLTHSCPFELITPSRGRHSDISAAFAQTVRQVWQVG comes from the coding sequence ATGCGTGTTTCGGGGAGTGACCTGCGCCTGCTCCAGGTCTTCGAAAGCGTGGTGCGCAACAACGGGTTCGCGGCTGCCGAGCACGAGCTGAACATCGGCCAGTCCACCATCTCCAACCATATGACGGCGCTGGAGGAGCGCCTCGGCTTCGTGCTTTGCCAGCGCGGGCGCGGCGGATTTCGGCTGACGGAGAAGGGCCGCGCCGTCTACGAGGCCTCGCGCCGCCTCGGCAAGGCGCTGGAGGATTTCTCCAGCGATGTCGCTTCCGTGCGCGGCGAGCTGAAGGGCGAGCTTCGCGTCGGCATCCTGGACGCCATCGCGGACGATCCGCGCAACCTCCTGCCACAGGCCCTCGCGGCCTACGGGAGGATCGCGCCCGAGGTGAAGATCACCCTCGTCCAGGAGCGTCCGCTCGACCTCCAGCAGAAGGTCGCGGACGGGCAGTATCATTGCGCCATCGGCTCCTTCCAGAAGCGGATCGATGGGCTGGACCACGAATGGCTCTATGACGAGTGGCACGGCTGCTATTGCGGCCGGGGCCATCCGCTCTTCGACCCGCCCGGGGAGGTGACGGTGGAGGCGCTCGGCGAGGCGGCCTTCGTGCATCGCGGCTACTGGCGCGACGAGGACGCCTTCCGCCACGTCGCATGGCGCGTGGCCGCGACGGTCTTCCAGATCGAGCCGCAGCTCCTGCTCATCCGCTCCGGCCGCTATATCGGCTATCTGCCACACCACTACGCGGCGCGGCTGGAGGCGGCGGGCGAGTTGCGGGCACTTCTGCCGGACCTCCTGACGCATTCCTGCCCGTTCGAGCTCATCACGCCCTCGCGCGGGCGACATAGCGATATCTCGGCGGCCTTCGCCCAGACGGTTCGCCAGGTCTGGCAGGTCGGGTGA